In Rhodamnia argentea isolate NSW1041297 chromosome 4, ASM2092103v1, whole genome shotgun sequence, the following proteins share a genomic window:
- the LOC115732188 gene encoding glyoxylase I 4-like, which produces MENPLQLKSLNHISLVCRSLERSIDFYQNVLGFVPIRRPGSFDFEGAWLFNYGIGIHLLETEDPHRMPAAGGINPKDNHISFQCESMVAVEKKLEEMEIEYVKSRVEEGGIEVDQIFFHDPDGSMIEVCNCDNLPIVALDGNGDAPVPQCLRVNCNVERQLQQPQRPATVTL; this is translated from the exons ATGGAAAATCCTCTGCAACTCAAGTCGTTGAACCACATCTCGCTGGTCTGCCGGTCACTGGAGAGATCGATCGACTTCTACCAGAACGTCCTCGGCTTCGTCCCCATCCGGCGACCCGGCTCCTTTGATTTCGAGGGCGCATG GCTGTTCAACTATGGAATCGGGATCCACCTGCTTGAAACGGAAGACCCTCATCGGATGCCCGCCGCCGGTGGAATCAATCCCAAGGACAACCACATCTCTTTTCAG TGTGAGAGCATGGTGGCGGTGGAGAAGAAGCTAGAGGAGATGGAGATAGAGTACGTGAAGAGCAGGGTCGAGGAAGGCGGGATCGAAGTCGATCAGATCTTCTTCCACGATCCTGACGGGTCGATGATCGAGGTCTGCAACTGCGACAACCTCCCCATCGTTGCCCTCGACGGCAATGGCGACGCTCCGGTTCCCCAGTGTTTGCGCGTCAATTGCAATGTCGAGCGTCAACTTCAGCAGCCGCAGCGTCCAGCTACCGTGACGCTATGA
- the LOC115757122 gene encoding uncharacterized protein LOC115757122 yields MSGGTPVGGGFVRQRHSQGYSSGGDDLEDDACSRMATPVSPPVPRSRRWVEVVANVLWIALALLFVHFGDWHSNLIYLLWHDGRIRRVPLYLGMFAVGLNLLIFIYTSVMAWRIKRFDEKWELAGIAALPYVTLLGLVAFCMLTFALWPIWSILTLPLLFTLFMACMVVLPNLMIGMFRRQNGAFRTD; encoded by the exons ATGTCTGGTGGGACACCAGTTGGTGGTGGATTCGTGAGGCAGAGGCATAGCCAAGGCTACTCCTCCGGGGGTGATGACCTCGAGGACGATGCCTGCTCGAGGATGGCAACGCCCGTATCGCCTCCGGTTCCGCGAAGCCGGAGGTGGGTCGAGGTTGTTGCAAACGTCCTTTGGATCGCTTTGGCGTTGTTATTTGTGCACTTTGGGGATTGGCATTCCAATCTCATTTATCTCTTGTGGCATGACGGCAGAATCAGAAG AGTGCCTTTGTACCTCGGGATGTTCGCTGTTGGTTTGAATTTACTCATTTTCATTTATACAAGCGTGATGGCGTGGAGAATCAAGAGATTTGATGAAAAGTGGGAGCTAGCTGGCATAGCAGCATTGCCTTATGTCACTCTACTTGGGCTTGTCGCATTTTGCAT GCTGACTTTTGCTTTATGGCCTATTTGGAGTATTTTGACCCTTCCTCTTCTG TTTACCCTTTTTATGGCTTGCATGGTTGTATTGCCGAATCTCATGATTGGGATGTTCAGACGACAAAATGGCGCATTCCGAACAGATTAG
- the LOC115757114 gene encoding mediator of RNA polymerase II transcription subunit 17, with the protein MDGKLEVSLDKLPVKRLEFIEESGVERFPTDVSYDEKKLSLIRRIDFAWALEKDDNKKQKKSTKESSTPWQWQSMVENLQLAQQELSVIIDLINTVEANDAVTVASITRPKPLPTEVLSDLAVSAATKLQCYRHLGKYFKQSAKALEQQVAKEARFYGALIRLQQNWKVKRQRVAASAPGGESFTIDLFDNSITDPTTVIRPSSLSPLRVDHDSAGMLAINVPPKSCHTLCFDFIGAQSSKSSRGSSEAQTEHLEREDGDEPMGDDESVKKTHSTLRNFHRAIFDEQVFDLVNREAYNPSLGVNVTGIEENYLQLSLGQGTSICISLVPTTEDQSVETGGTQKIETAPLSLDSLEGIRSAEKVGCLVKKKTPNHASYEIYLQQIFHDHVFVRSKDKPISAVPRVSGQSAKDGSGLLGHFCMSLAHRIFSNRVLMELEHVVSRVPYLNLMSQPSWHSRTSSWTLYMKVPESILHAGCRKDINQPKHIKTQFRTKIVVTDDCIKVEGEGAPNVVGLFKGTAEDISSINRYDCDLADLPVIILQQVASQVIRWLHEEALMVGIKATRDFLCLSFELEQGEMLSLLAQVDPEDTYGCISWWLVMDDGFSDERKLQMEYSDNANEYRKFLGHLSLDALYSTLMDLVTLCNGGANH; encoded by the exons ATGGACGGAAAACTGGAGGTGTCTCTCGATAAGCTGCCCGTGAAGCGCTTGGAATTCATTGAAGAGAGCGGCGTCGAACGATTCCCCAC TGATGTCAGTTATGATGAAAAGAAGCTCTCCCTGATTCGGCGGATTGATTTTGCGTGGGCCTTGGAGAAGGATGACAATAAAAAGCAGAAGAAGAGTACGAAGGAGAGCTCAACTCCGTGGCAATGGCAGAGCATGGTTGAGAATTTGCAGTTGGCTCAACAAGAGCTTTCTGTCATCATTGATCTAATCAACACC GTCGAAGCGAATGATGCTGTCACAGTTGCTAGCATCACCAGGCCAAAGCCATTGCCAACTGAAGTTTTGTCTGACCTAGCTGTATCTGCAGCAACCAAGCTACAGTGCTACCGG CATCTTGGTAAATATTTCAAGCAGTCTGCCAAAGCTTTGGAGCAACAGGTTGCTAAAGAGGCTAGATTCTACGGGGCACTCATCAG ATTGCAGCAAAACTGGAAAGTTAAAAGGCAGCGCGTGGCGGCTTCTGCTCCTGGTGGTGAAAGCTTCACCATCGATTTGTTTGACAATTCAATTACTGATCCAACGACTGTTATTCgcccatcctctctctctcctttacGTGTTGATCATGACTCAGCCGGTATGTTGGCCATAAATGTACCTCCAAAATCCTGTCACACTCTGTGTTTTGATTTTATTGGTGCCCAATCGAGTAAAAGCTCAAGGGGTTCCAGTGAAGCCCAAACTGAGCATCTTGAaagggaagatggtgatgaACCCATGGGTGATGATGAAAGTGTCAAGAAAACACACTCCACCCTTCGTAATTTTCACCGGGCAATATTTGACGAACAG GTGTTTGATTTAGTCAATCGTGAAGCATATAATCCATCTTTGGGAGTCAACGTGACAGGAATAGAAGAAAATTATTTACAGCTCAGCTTAGGTCAAGGAACATCGATATGCATATCACTTGTGCCAACCACAGAAGATCAATCTGTTGAAACTGGAGGGACGCAGAAGATAGAAACAGCACCTTTATCCTTGGATTCTCTTGAGGGAATTAGGTCAGCTGAAAAAGTTGGCTGCCTTGTAAAAAAGAAGACTCCTAATCATGCCAGTTATGAGATTTATCTTCAACAGATTTTCCATGATCATGTCTTTGTGAGATCAAAAGATAAACCAATTTCTGCTGTTCCTAGAGTGTCTGGTCAATCAGCGAAGGATGGTTCTGGTCTTCTTGGTCATTTCTGCATGTCTCTGGCCCACAGGATTTTCTCTAACAGGGTTCTGATGGAGCTGGAGCATGTG GTTTCTCGGGTCCCATATCTTAACTTGATGTCTCAACCTTCTTGGCATTCTCGGACATCTTCATGGACACTTTATATGAAGGTTCCTGAGTCAATTCTTCACGCAGGCTGCCGAAAGGATATTAATCAGCCAAAACACATTAAAACTCAGTTTAGGACCAAAATAGTGGTGACTGATGATTGCATAAAAGTAGAAGGAGAAGGTGCTCCCAATGTTGTTGGCCTGTTCAAAGGGACTGCTGAGGACATTTCTTCTATAAACAGATACGATTGTGACTTAGCAGATCTTCCAGTGATTATTTTGCAGCAG GTTGCGAGCCAAGTTATTCGATGGCTTCATGAGGAGGCTCTTATGGTTGGAATAAAGGCAACAAGAGACTTTTTGTGCCTATCTTTTGAGCTGGAACAGGGGGAGATGCTCAGTCTTTTGGCTCAAGTGGACCCGGAAGATACCTATGGATGCATATCGTGGTGGCTTGTCATGGATGATGGTTTCTCAGATGAGCGGAAACTTCAGATGGAGTACTCCGATAATGCCAATGAATATAGGAAGTTCTTGGGTCATTTATCACTAGACGCGTTGTATTCAACCCTCATGGACTTGGTTACCTTGTGCAATGGCGGTGCAAACCATTGA
- the LOC115728876 gene encoding uncharacterized protein LOC115728876 — MATHEKPKKLGLFTNFYKSGTAAAGTGKINCVAKPDTPAFTNKYIARGWMLRKPRNCPESRRGGGDQLVRASSGRGEDGGGGGGGGGGGNEMVVVEARKSVSHVETNLASVVAFLQVKVMVADMPGFMQVHAFRCARTTYDSLEKFSAKHMAYNIKKEFDKVYGPAWHCIVGSNFGSFVTHATGGFLYFSMEKLYILLFKTKVQKAID, encoded by the exons atggccaCCCATGAGAAGCCAAAGAAATTAGGGTTATTCACGAACTTCTACAAATCCGGCACTGCTGCCGCCGGCACCGGCAAGATCAACTGCGTTGCGAAGCCTGACACGCCGGCCTTCACAAACAAGTACATTGCTCGGGGCTGGATGCTCCGGAAACCCCGGAATTGCCCGGAGAGCAGACGCGGCGGCGGAGATCAACTGGTTAGAGCAAGCAGCGGCCGAGGAGAGgatggcggcggtggtggcggaggaggaggaggcgggaatgagatggtggtggtggaggctAGGAAGTCGGTGTCGCACGTGGAGACGAACCTGGCGTCGGTGGTGGCATTCTTGCAAGTGAAGGTGATGGTGGCAGACATGCCGGGGTTCATGCAAGTCCATGCATTCAGGTGCGCGAGGACGACGTACGACAGCTTGGAGAAGTTCAGCGCCAAACACATGGCTTACAACATCAAGAAG GAATTTGATAAGGTATATGGGCCGGCATGGCACTGTATCGTTGGCTCGAACTTCGGCTCCTTCGTGACCCACGCAACAGGCGGTTTCCTATATTTTTCGATGGAGAAGCTCTACATTTTGCTCTTCAAGACCAAAGTCCAGAAAGCTATTGATTGA